The Coffea arabica cultivar ET-39 chromosome 3c, Coffea Arabica ET-39 HiFi, whole genome shotgun sequence genome contains a region encoding:
- the LOC140037716 gene encoding trans-resveratrol di-O-methyltransferase-like yields the protein MDLARNIGDHTDELFQAQAHIWNHIFNFINSMSLKCAIQLDIPDVIHKHGQPMTLDQLIDALPIKNEKAPFVYRLMQILIHSGFFIEAKIPGNENDNQKGYLLTSASELLLKSNPFSVTPFLLAMLDPALTDPWHHLSQWFQNSDESPFYTCHGRSLYDFASHESQLNQFFNEAMASDARMVSSVVTKDCKHVFEGLNSLVDVGGGTGTFAKAIADAFPRLKCTVLDLPHVVDGLESSKNLAYVGGNMFEAIPPADAVLMKWILIDWCDDECVQILKKCKEAIPSKEKGGKVIIVDTFCKSQQKGDDDHEAIETQLFYDMGAMVLVKGRQRNETDWAKLFSEAGFSDYKITAVLGLRSIIEVYYN from the exons atggaTTTGGCTAGAAATATTGGTGATCATACTGATGAGCTTTTTCAAGCACAAGCTCACATATGGAACCATATATTCAACTTCATAAATTCTATGTCCCTCAAATGTGCAATTCAATTAGACATTCCAGATGTTATTCACAAGCATGGCCAGCCGATGACCCTCGATCAATTGATCGATGCTCTTCCCATCAAGAATGAAAAAGCCCCATTCGTTTATCGTCTCATGCAGATTTTGATCCACTCAGGCTTCTTCATTGAAGCAAAGATTCCTGGAAATGAGAATGATAATCAAAAGGGTTATCTGCTCACTTCTGCTTCTGAACTTCTTTTAAAGAGCAACCCTTTTAGCGTGACGCCATTTTTACTGGCCATGCTCGATCCCGCCTTGACTGATCCATGGCACCATCTCAGCCAGTGGTTTCAGAACAGCGATGAAAGCCCATTTTATACTTGCCATGGGAGGTCACTTTATGATTTTGCGAGCCATGAGTCTCAGCTTAATCAATTCTTTAACGAAGCAATGGCTAGTGATGCCCGGATGGTTAGTAGCGTGGTGACCAAAGATTGTAAGCACGTTTTTGAGGGTTTGAATTCATTGGTGGATGTTGGAGGTGGAACTGGAACCTTTGCTAAGGCAATTGCTGATGCTTTCCCTCGCCTGAAATGCACTGTGCTTGATCTTCCTCATGTTGTTGATGGCTTGGAGAGTAGTAAGAACTTGGCCTATGTTGGAGGTAACATGTTTGAAGCCATTCCTCCTGCAGACGCTGTTTTAATGAAG TGGATATTGATTGATTGGTGCGATGATGAGTGTGTACAAATACTAAAAAAATGTAAAGAAGCAATTCCTAGCAAGGAAAAAGGAGGCAAAGTGATAATTGTTGACACGTTCTGCAAAAGCCAGCAGAAAGGGGATGATGATCATGAGGCGATTGAGACCCAACTGTTCTATGATATGGGGGCGATGGTTCTAGTCAAAGGAAGGCAAAGAAATGAGACAGATTGGGCGAAACTTTTCTCTGAGGCAGGCTTCAGTGACTATAAGATAACTGCAGTATTGGGCTTGAGATCTATCATTGAGgtttattataattaa
- the LOC113735938 gene encoding uncharacterized protein — MAFPIPDRVKRLWDEWNLRAAVLISLFFQVVLICCAASRKRAGNMIVTATIWLFYLLADWFAAFAVGLISNGQSNNCPEKFAVNQDLAAFWAPFLLPHLGGPDNIAAISLEDNELWIRHLLGLIIQFSAVAYVFSQSLRNMLDQTMQLMEEYSSKEAAQVPVEIEIVKEHDRGTQTSETLSPEGISDIDIVQNGYELFTTFRGLIVDHMFSFHERSKSRKFFFQRSAFDAFRVMEVELNFIYDTLYTKMAVVHSKKGYCLRLICSILIVLSFERFASHHKPDINHVDVATTYILLSGAVLLDFVAFTKLIFSDWTIVKLKNLTVKTTVYAVHEKLSCSKRWSNTLWQCNLINFCVNQRWRWLDIAAETVGIKDVLDEMYYKEDIVIPEDLKDFIFIELKVKATKAKTTNVAKEIYSARGDLALLDYTNHYPYPIISSSVGDEVEYDESLLLWHIATELCYCTTPDDGNSNRNYCKLISDYMLYLLVMRPNLMSAVSGIGQIRFRDTCEEAKKFFSRWKSELIIRTPGLGICRKLITCCIAQNGLTGKRLKLAKDLKKLNDKKRWEIMSKVWVELLSYAASHCRANAHAQQLSKGGELITFVWILMAHFGLGEQFRIEAGHARAKLIVGK, encoded by the exons ATGGCCTTCCCCATTCCAGACAGAGTAAAGAGGCTATGGGATGAGTGGAATCTTCGTGCTGCTGTTCTCATCAGTCTTTTTTTCCAAGTGGTGTTAATATGCTGTGCGGCATCACGTAAAAGAGCAGGAAACATGATAGTGACTGCTACCATCTGGTTATTTTATCTGCTTGCTGATTGGTTTGCAGCTTTTGCTGTTGGACTCATCTCCAACGGTCAAAGTAATAATTGTCCTGAGAAATTTGCAGTAAATCAAGACCTTGCAGCATTTTGGGCTCCATTTCTATTGCCACATCTTGGTGGCCCTGATAATATTGCCGCCATCTCACTTGAAGACAATGAGCTGTGGATTAGGCATCTGCTTGGGCTTATCATTCAGTTTTCTGCTGTTGCTTATGTTTTTTCACAATCCCTGCGTAAC ATGCTGGACCAAACTATGCAGCTTATGGAGGAGTACTCATCGAAGGAAGCTGCTCAAGTTCCAGTTGAGATAGAGATAGTGAAGGAACATGACAGAGGCACTCAGACTTCTGAGACTTTGAGTCCTGAAGGCATCAGTGATATAGATATTGTGCAAAATGGGTATGAATTGTTTACCACTTTTAGGGGCCTGATTGTTGACCATATGTTTAGCTTTCATGAGCGCAGTAAGAGCagaaaatttttcttccaaaggtCTGCATTTGATGCTTTCAGAGTAATGGAGGTGGAGCTCAATTTCATATATGATACTCTCTACACTAAGATGGCTGTGGTACACAGTAAAAAAGGTTATTGTCTTCGATTGATCTGCTCTATACTTATAGTGCTTTCTTTTGAGAGATTTGCATCACATCATAAACCCGATATTAACCATGTTGATGTTGCTACTACCTACATTTTGCTTTCGGGAGCTGTTCTCTTGGATTTTGTAGCCTTTACTAAGCTCATTTTCTCAGACTGGACCATAGTCAAGCTTAAGAATCTCACAGTCAAAACAACTGTATATGCAGTCCATGAAAAGCTGTCATGTTCCAAAAGGTGGTCTAATACCCTTTGGCAATGTAACTTGATAAACTTTTGTGTGAATCAGCGTTGGAGATGGTTAGATATTGCAGCTGAAACCGTTGGAATCAAGGATGTTCTTGATGAAATGTACTACAAGGAGGACATTGTCATTCCAGAGGACTTAAAGGATTTCATCTTTATTGAGCTCAAGGTTAAAGCTACCAAAGCAAAAACCACAAATGTTGCTAAAGAGATATACTCAGCAAGAGGTGATTTGGCACTGTTGGATTACACCAATCACTACCCATATCCCATCATTTCATCAAGTGTAGGTGACGAAGTTGAATACGATGAGAGCCTGTTGCTGTGGCATATTGCCACTGAGCTATGCTATTGCACGACTCCTGATGATGGCAATTCCAATCGCAATTATTGTAAGCTTATATCTGATTATATGTTGTATCTTTTGGTTATGAGGCCTAATTTGATGTCTGCAGTTTCTGGCATTGGACAAATTCGATTTCGGGACACATGTGAAGAAGCTAAGAAGTTCTTCAGCAGGTGGAAATCAGAACTAATTATAAGAACCCCAGGCTTGGGAATTTGCAGAAAATTGATCACCTGCTGCATAGCCCAGAATGGATTAACTGGAAAGAGACTCAA GCTTGCAAAGGATTTGAAAAAGTTGAATGATAAGAAAAGGTGGGAGATAATGAGTAAAGTGTGGGTGGAACTGTTGTCCTATGCTGCCAGTCACTGCCGAGCAAATGCTCATGCTCAGCAGCTCAGTAAAGGTGGTGAGCTCATTACTTTTGTCTGGATACTGATGGCTCATTTTGGATTGGGAGAGCAATTCCGAATTGAGGCGGGACATGCAAGAGCAAAACTGATTGTCGGAAAATAG